TTCGCCCAGCCCTAGCGTAAGTCGGGGAGGTGGCGCGACATGGCTGCTGAGGGCGGCGGCAACGGCCTGGCGCTCTACGCGCTGCGCAGGCTGATCAACGCCGTGCCGCTCGTCCTCGGCGTCGTCGTCGTCAACTTCGTCCTCATCGCCCTCGCACCGGGTGACCCCGTCATGTCGCTCATCGGCGAGTACCCGGCGCCGGCCGAGTACGTGGAGCGGGTGCGGCAGGACTTCGGGCTCGACAAGAGCGTCCCCGAGCGGCTCTGGCTCTACCTGGTGAACGTGGCGAAGGGGGACCTCGGGTTCTCCTTCGCCAACCGCCAGCCCGTCCTCGACCTGCTCCTCCAGCGGCTCGGGCGCACCCTGGTGCTGATGTTGAGCACCGTGGTGGTCGCCTCGACGGTTGGCCTCTTCCTGGGGGTGATCGCGGCACGCAAGCCCGGTTCGGTCACGGACCGGGGCGCGACCGGCTTCGCGCTCGTCGGCTACGCGGTGCCGGAGTTCTGGCTCGGGCAGATCCTCATCCTCGTGTTCGCCGTGCTGCTCGGCTGGTTGCCGGCCGGCGGCTTCCGCAGCGTCAGGGTCGAGTACACGGGCCTGGCGGCCGGCCTCGACATGTTCAGGCACATGCTCCTGCCCATGGCCGCGCTTTCGTTCAGGTACATGGCCATCACCACGCGCCTCACGCGCGCGTCGCTCCTAGAGGTGATGAGCTCCCAGTACATCGTGGCTGCGCGGGGGCGGGGGCTGTCGGAGAACACCATCCTCTGGCGCCATGCGCTCCGCGCGGCCGCCCTGCCCGTCGTGACGGTCATCGGCTACAACTTCGGCTTCATCGTGGCGGGCTCGGCGCTCGTCGAGACCGTCTTCGGCTGGCCAGGGATAGGCCGCCTCATGTACGACTCCATCTACACGCGCGACTACCCCGTGCTCCTAGGTATCTTGCTGTTCGTATCCATAACGGTCATCGCCGTCAACCTCATCACCGACGCGTTCTACGCCGTCCTCGACCCGCGGGTGAGGTACTGATGGAAACCGCTGCAGCTCCCGCCGCCGGGCGCTCGAACGCCAGCGCGGCCTGGCGCCGCTTCAGGCGGAGCAGCTCCGGCGTCTTCGGCCTCGCGCTCGTCGTGCTCCTCACGCTCGTCGCCGTCCTGGCGCCCGTACTCGCGCCGTACGACCCGCACACGACGTCGCGCGCCGCCTTCGTGCCGCCACTCTCCACCGGTCACGTCCTCGGCACCGACAACCTCGGCCGCGACGTGCTCAGCCAGGTGATCTGGGGTTCGCGCGTCTCGCTCATGGTCGGGCTCGCGGCGGCGGCCACGGCGACGCTGATCGGCGTCCTCGTCGGCGCCCTCGCCGGCTACCTCGGCGGCTGGTTCGACGAGCTCCTCATGCGCATCACGGAGTTCTTCCAGGTGATCCCGCGCTTCGTGCTCGCGCTCATCGTGGTGGCGTTCTTCGGCTCCGGCCTCGTCAACCTCATCCTCGTCATCGGGGTGCTGAGCTGGCCGCAGACCGCGCGGTTGGTGCGCAGCCAGTACCTGAGCCACAAGACCCTGCCGTACGTGGACGCTGGCCGCGCCCTCGGCATGCGCAAGTTCCGCATCATGTTCATGCAGATCCTGCCGAACGCCATGGGGCCCGTGCTCGTCGTCGCTTCGCTCGACGTGGCGCAGGCCATCCTGCTGGAGGCCAGCCTCGGTTTCTTCGGCCTCGGCGACCCGAACCTGACGAGCTGGGGCGGCATGCTCAACACGGCCCAGACCTTCATCCGCCGCGCCTGGTGGATGAGCGTGTTCCCCGGCATCGGCATCACCCTGGCCGTGCTCGGCTTCAACCTGTTCGGCGACGGCCTCACCGAGGCGTACGACCCCCGCATGGCGCCGCGCTGAAGCCGCCGCGCCCTAGGAGAGCTTCGATGTCAGACATCCAACGCCACCTGCGCGCCAAGACGGGCGACGTCGCCCCGTACGTCCTCATCCCCGGCGACCCCGGCCGCGCCGAACGCATCGCCGAGACCTTCGTCGAGCCCAAGCTGATCGCGCGCAACCGCGAGTACACGCTCTTCACGGGGCGCACGGCGGCCGGTACGCCCATCAGCGTCTGCTCGACGGGCATCGGCGGACCGTCGGCGTCCATCGCCGTGGAGGAGCTCGTGCGGATCGGGGCCACGCACTTCATCCGCGTCGGCTCGGCGGGCGGCAGGCAGCCCGGCACCCCCATCGGCTCCGTGATAGTCGTGACGGCGGCCTTCAGGGGCGAGGGGACGTCCCTCGACTACATCCCGCTCGGCTACCCGGCGGCGGCCGACCTCGACGTCACGCTCGCCCTGCGCCGCGCCGCCGAGGCGTACCTCGGCAAACGCGCCATCGAGGGCGTCGTGTACACGCGCGACGCCTTCTACCGCCGCGACGACGGACTCAACCAACGCCTCACCGAGGCCGGCGTGGTCGCGGCCGAGCAGGAGTGCTCCACCGTCTTCGTCGTCGGCGCCCTCCTGGGCGTGAAGGTCGGGGCCGTGCTCGGCACGGACTCGAACATCTACCTCGACCCCCAGCCGACCCGCGAGGAGAAGGAGGCGCTCTACCGGCAGGTCGAGCGCGAGACCATCGCCATCGCGACCGCCGCCGTGGACCGGCTCCACACCGAGGCGTGAGCCCTACCGCGTCCGGTCGGAGCGAGCGGGCGGTGCCGGGAGCCGCCGCCGGTCCCGAGGCGCCCTTCGCCCCGAGCCTCACGGAGCGCGACCTGCTCGTGACGGGCGCGACGCTCGTCGACGTGGTCACCCAGTCCACCTACCGCGGCTGGTTCACCGTCTGGCGCGGGCGGTTCGTCGAGGTCGAGGCGGGCGAGCCCTCCGAGGCCGACCTGGCCGGCCTGAGCATCGCCGAGCGCCGCGACCTCGGGGGCGCCCACGTGCAGCCGGGCATGCTCGACGTGCACATGCACATCGAGAGCAGCCTAGTCACGCCGCGGCGCTTCGCCGAGGCCGCCCTCCCGCACGGCACGACGACCATCCTGCAGGACCCGCACGAGGTGGCCAACGTGCTCGGCGCGCCCGGCATCTTGGCCATGCACGCCGCCTCGCGCGGGCTCCCGCAGCGGGTCTACACGGCCGTGTCGAGCTGCGTGCCCGCGACCTCGGCGGACATCGAGACGCCCAACGCCGCCATCGCCCCGTCCGACGTGGCGGAGCTGGCGCGCGACCCGGAGGTGATCGCGCTCGGCGAGGTCATGGACTACCAGGGCCTCGTGGCGGGCGACGGGCACCTGCGGGCCATGGTCGCCGCCGCGCACGGAGCGGGCCTGAGCGTCGAGGGGCACGTGCCGAGCCTCGCCGGCGCCGCCCTCTCGCGCTACGTCGCTCACGGCGTGCGCTCCGACCACACGCTCGCCACGCCCGCCAAGCTCCTCGAGGAGCTCCGCAAGGGCTTGTGGGTGATGATCCAGGAGAAGTCGCTCACGCCCGACGTCGCGCGGGAGATCGTCGCCCTGCCCGACCGGAGCCGCGTGCTGCTCATCACGGACGACGTGATGCCGAACCGCCTCCTCGGCGGCCACCTGAGCCGCCTCGTCGCGCTCGCCGCCGAGCTGGGTTGGCCGGTCATGGACGCCATCGCGTCCGCCACGCTGCGCCCGGCCACCTACCTGGGCCTGGGCGGGCTCGGCGTCGTCGCGCCCGGCGCGCACGCCGACTACCTCGTCACGGACGGGCTGGCCGCCTACCCGCCGCTCGAGACGCATGTCGGGGGGCGCTTGGTGGCTCGGGGCGGCACGACGGTCGTCGACTGCTCACCCCCGGAGCTGCCGAGCGCCGGCTCGACCGCGGCGGCCGGGCTCCCGGGCGCCGGCCAGGCGTACGCGGCGGCGAACGTGGCGCGAGACGCCCTCGGGTTCGGTGGGGGCGCTACGCGCCGTCAGGCCCGCGCCCGCGTAATAACCGTGAACAAGGTGAACAGCTTCACCACCTTGCGCGAGGCCGACGTCGAGCTAGTGGGCGGCGTGCCGACCGACCCCGGCATCGCCCTCGCCTGCGTAGTGCCGCGCGCCGCGCTGCTGCCGGGCGCGGGCGCGTACGCGCCCGTCGTCTGCCTCGTCGAGGGCACCGGCCTGCGCTCCGGCGGCTACGCTTCGACCTTCGCCCACGACAGCCACAACGTCTTCCTCTTCGGGCGTAGCCTGGACGCCATGGCGACCTCCCTGGCCCGCGTCGCCGCCGAAGGCGGCGGCATGGCGTTCACGACCGACTCAGGCACGACCCTCCTGCCCCTCCCCATCGCGGGGCTACTGTCCGACGACCCGGTGAGCGTCGTCGGTGCCGGCTTCGCGGCGCTCGAGCGGGCGCTCGGGGAGGCCGGCATGGACGTCAAGGCGCCCGTGCTCCTCCTCACGCTCCTGCCCCTGAGCGTGAGCCCGGACTTCAAGGTGACCGACAAGGGCATCGTCGACGTGCAGGCGCGGCGCATCCTCGCGCCCGAGGTGACCGCGTGAGCGGTAAGGGCGGCGCTTCGGGCGGACGCGACGGTTCCGACGCGCGCCGCGGCGCTACCGACCTGCAGGGCGATGGGCGCGCGGCCGACCCGATGCTGGTTGCCCGCCTCCTGACGCACCTAGTGGACCTATGCGGGACGGCGAGCCCGAGCCGGAACGAGCGCGAGGTCGCGGACAAGCTCCGAGGCGAGTTCGAGGCCTTGGGCATGACGGTGCGCGAGGACGACGCCGGCTCCAGCACGGGCGGGAACGCGGGCAACCTGATAGCGGAGCTGCCGGGCGGCCTCCCCGAGCGGGTGGTCTTGGCCGCGCACATGGACACGGTGCCGTTGGCGCAAGGGGAGCCGTTGGCGCCCATAGTCGAGGGTACCGTCGTGCGCACGACCGGCAGGCAGATCCTCGGCGCCGACGACAAGGCCGGCGTGTGCGTCGTCCTCGAGCTGGCGGCACGCGCCGCTGCGACGCCCTTCGCCGAGCGCCCGACCGTCGTGGCGGTCGTCACCGTCTGCGAGGAGCTCGGCCTGCTCGGCGCCAAGCACTTGGACGTCGCGGCGTTGCGGGCCGACCACGGCTACTCGTTCGACGGCGAGGTGCCGGTCGGCGAGCTCGTCACCGCCGCGGTCTTCAAGGAGGACGTGACGTTCATGGTCGAGGGCCGCGCCGCCCACGCCGCCCTCGAGCCGGAGCGCGGGGTGCACGCGATCAAGGCCGCCGCCGCGGTCGTGGCGGCCATCCCGCTCGGCCGCGTGGCCGACGACCAGGTCCTGAACATCGGCGCCATCCAAGGGGGCGGGTCGACCAACGTGATCCCGGCGCTGGTGAGCATGCGCGGCGAGTTCCGGTCCTTCACCGCCGAGCGCCTCGAGGAGCTGGCCGAGCGCGTGCTCCGCCTGGCGCAAGCTGCCGCGACCGAGCACGGCGCGCGTTTGAGCGTCGAGCGCAAGCGCCTCTACGCCGGCTACTCCCTGCCCGACGACGCCGTTCCCGTGGGGCGCCTGGCCGAGACGGCGGCGGCCAACGGCATCGAGGCGCGCACCGTGTCCTCGATCGGCGGCTCGGACACGAGCATCTTCAACCAGAAGGGCCTGCCGACCGTCAACGTCGGGGTCAACATGCACGAGATCCACTCCGTGAACGAGTGGATCGACGCGGCCGACCTGGCGCGGGTCGTCGCCTGGGTGTCGGCGGCGATGGGCCTGCGAGGCGTACACCTCGCAGGCCCCGGCAGCTAGCTCACCCGGCCAACCAACCCCCGTCGATGGGGTAGTAGGCGCCCGTGATGTACGAGGCGTCCTCGGAGCAGAGGAAGACGATGAGCTTGGCGACCTCGG
The Trueperaceae bacterium genome window above contains:
- a CDS encoding ABC transporter permease, whose product is MAAEGGGNGLALYALRRLINAVPLVLGVVVVNFVLIALAPGDPVMSLIGEYPAPAEYVERVRQDFGLDKSVPERLWLYLVNVAKGDLGFSFANRQPVLDLLLQRLGRTLVLMLSTVVVASTVGLFLGVIAARKPGSVTDRGATGFALVGYAVPEFWLGQILILVFAVLLGWLPAGGFRSVRVEYTGLAAGLDMFRHMLLPMAALSFRYMAITTRLTRASLLEVMSSQYIVAARGRGLSENTILWRHALRAAALPVVTVIGYNFGFIVAGSALVETVFGWPGIGRLMYDSIYTRDYPVLLGILLFVSITVIAVNLITDAFYAVLDPRVRY
- a CDS encoding ABC transporter permease yields the protein METAAAPAAGRSNASAAWRRFRRSSSGVFGLALVVLLTLVAVLAPVLAPYDPHTTSRAAFVPPLSTGHVLGTDNLGRDVLSQVIWGSRVSLMVGLAAAATATLIGVLVGALAGYLGGWFDELLMRITEFFQVIPRFVLALIVVAFFGSGLVNLILVIGVLSWPQTARLVRSQYLSHKTLPYVDAGRALGMRKFRIMFMQILPNAMGPVLVVASLDVAQAILLEASLGFFGLGDPNLTSWGGMLNTAQTFIRRAWWMSVFPGIGITLAVLGFNLFGDGLTEAYDPRMAPR
- a CDS encoding nucleoside phosphorylase, which gives rise to MSDIQRHLRAKTGDVAPYVLIPGDPGRAERIAETFVEPKLIARNREYTLFTGRTAAGTPISVCSTGIGGPSASIAVEELVRIGATHFIRVGSAGGRQPGTPIGSVIVVTAAFRGEGTSLDYIPLGYPAAADLDVTLALRRAAEAYLGKRAIEGVVYTRDAFYRRDDGLNQRLTEAGVVAAEQECSTVFVVGALLGVKVGAVLGTDSNIYLDPQPTREEKEALYRQVERETIAIATAAVDRLHTEA
- a CDS encoding amidohydrolase family protein, with the translated sequence MSPTASGRSERAVPGAAAGPEAPFAPSLTERDLLVTGATLVDVVTQSTYRGWFTVWRGRFVEVEAGEPSEADLAGLSIAERRDLGGAHVQPGMLDVHMHIESSLVTPRRFAEAALPHGTTTILQDPHEVANVLGAPGILAMHAASRGLPQRVYTAVSSCVPATSADIETPNAAIAPSDVAELARDPEVIALGEVMDYQGLVAGDGHLRAMVAAAHGAGLSVEGHVPSLAGAALSRYVAHGVRSDHTLATPAKLLEELRKGLWVMIQEKSLTPDVAREIVALPDRSRVLLITDDVMPNRLLGGHLSRLVALAAELGWPVMDAIASATLRPATYLGLGGLGVVAPGAHADYLVTDGLAAYPPLETHVGGRLVARGGTTVVDCSPPELPSAGSTAAAGLPGAGQAYAAANVARDALGFGGGATRRQARARVITVNKVNSFTTLREADVELVGGVPTDPGIALACVVPRAALLPGAGAYAPVVCLVEGTGLRSGGYASTFAHDSHNVFLFGRSLDAMATSLARVAAEGGGMAFTTDSGTTLLPLPIAGLLSDDPVSVVGAGFAALERALGEAGMDVKAPVLLLTLLPLSVSPDFKVTDKGIVDVQARRILAPEVTA
- a CDS encoding M20/M25/M40 family metallo-hydrolase encodes the protein MSGKGGASGGRDGSDARRGATDLQGDGRAADPMLVARLLTHLVDLCGTASPSRNEREVADKLRGEFEALGMTVREDDAGSSTGGNAGNLIAELPGGLPERVVLAAHMDTVPLAQGEPLAPIVEGTVVRTTGRQILGADDKAGVCVVLELAARAAATPFAERPTVVAVVTVCEELGLLGAKHLDVAALRADHGYSFDGEVPVGELVTAAVFKEDVTFMVEGRAAHAALEPERGVHAIKAAAAVVAAIPLGRVADDQVLNIGAIQGGGSTNVIPALVSMRGEFRSFTAERLEELAERVLRLAQAAATEHGARLSVERKRLYAGYSLPDDAVPVGRLAETAAANGIEARTVSSIGGSDTSIFNQKGLPTVNVGVNMHEIHSVNEWIDAADLARVVAWVSAAMGLRGVHLAGPGS